In Anaerobacillus isosaccharinicus, one genomic interval encodes:
- a CDS encoding 2-keto-4-pentenoate hydratase produces MNKVTASNKIIEFSNLLYEVEQVRVPSPPLTELDKELTITDAYHIQLTNIEKKKEAGQKVIGKKIGLTSLAMQKLLNVDQPDYGHLLDRMVIENQGVVTKEKVLQPKVEGEIAFVLKDDLKGPNVTAMDVLMATDYILPAIEIVDSRIKDWKIKLADTIADNASSGLYVLGGKPTPVDSVDLAQIGMVLEKNGEIVNTGVGAAALGNPANCVAWLANKLYEFGITLKKGEVILSGALSAAVDAKSGDYFTIRLAHLGSVSVRFE; encoded by the coding sequence ATGAATAAAGTAACAGCAAGTAACAAAATTATTGAATTTTCGAACCTGTTGTATGAAGTAGAGCAAGTAAGGGTCCCTAGCCCACCCCTAACAGAGCTAGATAAAGAACTAACAATTACTGATGCTTATCACATCCAATTAACGAATATAGAAAAGAAAAAGGAAGCAGGACAAAAAGTGATTGGAAAGAAGATTGGTCTAACTTCCTTAGCTATGCAAAAATTACTCAATGTTGATCAGCCTGATTACGGCCATTTACTAGATAGAATGGTTATTGAAAATCAAGGCGTAGTTACAAAAGAGAAAGTATTGCAACCAAAAGTTGAAGGTGAAATTGCTTTTGTACTTAAAGATGATTTAAAAGGGCCAAATGTTACGGCGATGGATGTGTTGATGGCTACCGATTATATATTACCTGCGATTGAAATAGTAGATAGTAGAATCAAGGATTGGAAGATTAAATTAGCAGATACAATAGCTGATAATGCATCATCTGGACTATATGTATTAGGTGGAAAGCCTACACCAGTCGATTCTGTCGACCTTGCCCAAATTGGAATGGTATTAGAAAAAAACGGTGAAATTGTCAATACTGGTGTTGGAGCAGCAGCCTTAGGAAATCCAGCTAATTGTGTAGCATGGCTTGCAAACAAACTCTACGAATTTGGGATTACGTTGAAAAAAGGTGAAGTCATTCTATCAGGGGCATTGTCAGCAGCTGTAGACGCGAAATCAGGTGATTATTTTACAATAAGGTTGGCTCATTTAGGTAGTGTCAGTGTTCGATTTGAATAG
- a CDS encoding catechol 2,3-dioxygenase yields MTVMRLGRVELRVLDLEKSVEYYTNVIGLEETGRTQDRVYLKAWDEYDHHSLILKKADSAGLEHFAFKVRNETDLSYFEKKVEQFGLTTSRVSKNTRLAEGQAVRFILPTGHQVELYYEIGYLGTAVGTLNPHPWPMNAKGIAPHRLDHVLLTGDDLKSVTRFFMEVLGFNQSEKITTVGGEELLGSFLFATNKAHDLAFVKGPDAKLHHAAFFVDSIHDVFKAADLLTMNEVPIEVTPTRHGISRGETIYFFDPSGNRNEAFANGYITYPDFPTITWTEDKIGQGIFYHRRELLESFMKALT; encoded by the coding sequence ATGACAGTAATGAGACTAGGGCGAGTTGAATTAAGAGTTTTGGACTTGGAAAAATCGGTTGAATATTATACGAATGTGATTGGTTTAGAAGAAACCGGAAGAACGCAAGATCGAGTATATTTAAAAGCCTGGGATGAGTATGATCACCATAGTTTAATTTTAAAGAAAGCTGATTCAGCTGGTCTAGAGCACTTTGCCTTTAAAGTGAGAAACGAAACAGACCTAAGTTATTTCGAGAAAAAAGTTGAACAATTTGGCTTAACAACAAGTCGTGTCTCAAAGAATACGCGATTAGCAGAAGGCCAAGCGGTAAGGTTTATCTTACCTACTGGACATCAAGTTGAACTTTATTATGAGATTGGATATCTAGGAACGGCGGTTGGTACATTAAATCCTCATCCATGGCCAATGAACGCGAAAGGAATCGCTCCACACCGCTTAGACCATGTTCTTTTAACGGGAGATGATTTAAAGAGTGTAACGCGCTTTTTTATGGAGGTTCTTGGATTTAATCAAAGCGAGAAGATTACGACGGTAGGTGGCGAAGAATTATTAGGAAGTTTCCTTTTTGCTACAAACAAAGCGCATGATCTAGCTTTCGTAAAAGGCCCAGATGCTAAACTTCATCATGCTGCATTTTTCGTAGACTCCATTCATGATGTATTTAAGGCTGCGGATTTATTAACGATGAATGAAGTACCAATTGAGGTAACACCTACTAGACACGGTATTTCAAGGGGAGAAACGATTTATTTCTTTGATCCATCAGGTAATCGCAATGAAGCGTTTGCCAATGGGTATATAACGTATCCTGATTTTCCAACAATCACATGGACCGAAGATAAGATTGGTCAAGGGATCTTTTATCATCGTCGTGAATTATTGGAATCCTTTATGAAAGCGTTAACGTAA
- a CDS encoding heme-binding protein: MYKINFEYADETYEYTCQSEEDVLSAARKNFIPLPTGCRRGGCGMCKVKVVEGKFEHDPLYSKDALTDEEVKEKYALACKVYPSSNIKMVINSSKKEEKKVTPKTNMTNALKDSKWNGGIYERPVLTQKIAARMLDSACQKAKELGILINVAIVDDGANLKSFTRMDESPLLSGTIAQNKAYTAASFGVPTHDWYPMIKDEPSLLHGIVHTDRLVVFGGGIPIKLNGFIIGGIGVSGGTADQDINCASAGLKVFESIIKEERS, from the coding sequence ATGTATAAAATAAATTTTGAGTATGCTGATGAAACTTATGAATACACTTGTCAAAGTGAAGAAGATGTATTAAGTGCAGCACGTAAAAATTTTATCCCATTACCAACAGGCTGTCGTAGAGGTGGATGTGGGATGTGTAAAGTTAAAGTAGTTGAAGGAAAGTTTGAACATGACCCACTTTACTCAAAAGATGCTCTTACTGATGAAGAAGTGAAAGAAAAGTATGCTTTAGCTTGCAAAGTATATCCTTCTAGTAATATTAAAATGGTGATTAATTCCTCAAAAAAAGAAGAAAAAAAGGTAACTCCAAAAACTAATATGACGAATGCATTAAAAGATAGTAAGTGGAATGGTGGTATTTATGAGCGGCCAGTCCTTACTCAAAAAATTGCTGCTAGGATGTTAGATAGTGCTTGTCAAAAAGCAAAAGAATTAGGAATATTAATCAATGTAGCTATTGTTGATGATGGAGCAAACTTAAAATCATTTACGAGAATGGACGAATCTCCATTACTCAGTGGAACGATTGCGCAAAATAAAGCATATACAGCAGCAAGTTTTGGAGTGCCTACTCATGATTGGTATCCAATGATTAAAGATGAACCATCTCTACTACATGGTATTGTTCATACTGATCGATTAGTGGTATTCGGAGGAGGTATCCCAATTAAACTTAATGGCTTTATTATTGGAGGAATTGGTGTTTCAGGTGGAACTGCTGACCAAGATATCAACTGTGCTAGTGCAGGACTAAAAGTCTTCGAATCTATTATTAAGGAGGAAAGATCATGA
- the dmpG gene encoding 4-hydroxy-2-oxovalerate aldolase yields MNSKNLYLVDVTLRDGSHAVKHAFTEEQIRVVARSLDQAGVKFFEVSHGDGLGGSSLQYGLSFVNEMKLIEAAVDECRQSEVSVLLIPGIGTKDHLDEAAKLGAKMVRVATHVTEADVAQQHIQLGRELGLKTAGFLMMAHMAPVDKLVQQAKLFESYGAEIVYIVDSAGTLLPHQVKDRTAALRQVLTCDIGFHGHNNLSLAMANTIEAINEGATYVDGSLRCLGAGSGNTQTEVMVAVFERLGFLTGIDLYPIMDAANGVAAQIMQRPQEVTGTSLIMGYSGVYSSFLLHTQDAAKRFGVDERDILVELGKRQAVGGQEDLIFQVAAELAN; encoded by the coding sequence GTGAATAGTAAAAATCTATATTTAGTTGATGTTACGTTGCGAGATGGAAGTCACGCTGTGAAGCACGCTTTTACAGAGGAACAAATCCGTGTAGTTGCAAGAAGCCTTGATCAAGCAGGTGTTAAATTTTTTGAAGTTTCTCATGGTGATGGTTTAGGTGGTTCTTCCCTCCAATATGGTTTGTCATTTGTTAATGAAATGAAACTAATTGAAGCTGCTGTTGATGAATGTCGTCAATCTGAGGTTTCTGTTCTATTAATTCCTGGTATAGGGACAAAAGATCATTTAGATGAAGCAGCGAAGCTTGGTGCTAAAATGGTTCGTGTTGCCACCCATGTGACAGAAGCAGATGTGGCACAACAACATATTCAACTAGGGCGTGAGCTTGGTCTTAAAACAGCTGGTTTTTTAATGATGGCGCATATGGCACCAGTTGATAAGCTAGTTCAACAAGCTAAATTATTTGAGAGTTATGGAGCAGAAATTGTTTACATTGTCGATTCTGCCGGAACTCTTCTTCCTCATCAAGTTAAAGATAGAACGGCAGCTCTTCGTCAAGTGTTAACTTGTGACATTGGTTTTCATGGTCATAATAATTTATCTCTAGCTATGGCTAACACTATTGAAGCAATTAATGAAGGAGCAACTTATGTCGATGGAAGTTTAAGATGCTTAGGTGCAGGAAGTGGCAATACGCAAACTGAAGTGATGGTTGCTGTATTCGAGCGACTAGGTTTTTTGACTGGTATTGATCTTTATCCAATTATGGATGCTGCTAATGGAGTTGCAGCTCAGATCATGCAAAGACCGCAAGAAGTTACCGGAACTAGTTTGATCATGGGTTATTCTGGGGTGTATTCAAGCTTTTTATTACATACTCAGGATGCAGCAAAACGATTTGGTGTTGATGAAAGAGATATTTTAGTAGAGCTAGGAAAGCGACAAGCGGTTGGTGGTCAAGAAGATCTGATTTTTCAAGTAGCTGCTGAACTAGCAAACTAA
- a CDS encoding XylR N-terminal domain-containing protein — protein sequence MTNSSELTFDKLTTIFNPEVEGFFKDNNMMVSSTDAWGVLRRDLILALGVERAKRFLLRYGWHCGKNEARILKNVFDWSDDIEWLLAGSKMHNIGGRVFSYPIKFNVSISEGKFDVSGYWVDSYEAKQHLHHFSYYHEPVCHFLVGYAGGYTSECLGKKIIFKETHCVGKGDKQCRYTGKTIEQWGDEITENLYDYEEQDISDELDRVYRRVEKQKEALKIGSSISKKLTHALLQGKGLDDFANLLSKEVHYPVIIHNQYFDCIASFIDENVEAETLNYFNELPIEEKLERTTQLELENNLNILITPIVIRREIFGFISFIKQGVKFEEPEFDFLERAATICALQVLNEKTALETEERMKGELLEELINSNEADVTLISQKLSYLGYNLREPHYVLVFQLDVETNISTAINTDADPFQSAKVKLLNFIQRENELYHCKTLTSVRMNKIHALIPYTLIKKRNMDIKAFAKHCYDILVGEKAIKPSSFYIGISTKSEGINSFNKKFLEANKAIEVAKVRAVTSSTENKEAIISANDLGHLLMLLDARNPEELKHYADQKLGVIATYDEKNDTELLKTLYFYMDNECNLHKTSRAMNVSISGMRYRIQRFQELAEIDLSNSSCRFEVQIALQIYLVFGFLKLT from the coding sequence ATGACCAATTCGAGTGAATTGACTTTTGATAAGTTAACTACCATCTTTAATCCAGAAGTTGAAGGTTTCTTTAAAGACAACAATATGATGGTGTCTAGTACAGATGCATGGGGGGTTTTACGAAGGGATTTAATCCTAGCCCTTGGAGTAGAAAGAGCGAAACGTTTTTTGCTTCGTTATGGTTGGCATTGCGGGAAGAATGAGGCACGAATTCTAAAAAATGTGTTTGATTGGTCCGACGATATAGAGTGGCTATTGGCAGGATCAAAAATGCATAATATTGGAGGTCGTGTTTTTTCCTATCCTATTAAATTTAATGTAAGTATTTCAGAAGGGAAATTTGATGTATCAGGGTATTGGGTCGATTCGTATGAGGCAAAACAACATCTTCACCATTTTTCGTATTATCATGAACCTGTTTGTCACTTTCTAGTTGGATATGCTGGGGGATATACGAGTGAATGTCTAGGAAAGAAAATCATCTTTAAGGAAACACACTGTGTTGGAAAAGGAGATAAACAATGCAGATACACAGGTAAAACGATCGAACAATGGGGCGATGAAATTACGGAAAATCTTTACGATTATGAGGAACAAGATATCTCTGATGAGCTAGACCGAGTATACCGTCGCGTTGAAAAACAGAAAGAAGCGTTAAAAATCGGATCATCAATAAGCAAAAAATTGACCCATGCCCTTTTGCAAGGTAAGGGGTTAGATGATTTTGCGAACTTATTAAGTAAAGAAGTTCATTATCCAGTCATCATTCATAACCAATATTTTGATTGTATTGCAAGCTTCATAGATGAGAACGTGGAAGCGGAAACATTAAATTATTTTAACGAGTTGCCAATAGAAGAAAAGCTTGAACGAACAACTCAATTAGAGCTTGAAAATAATCTCAATATTTTAATAACTCCAATTGTAATTCGTCGAGAAATTTTCGGTTTTATCTCTTTCATTAAACAAGGTGTAAAGTTTGAAGAGCCTGAATTCGACTTTTTAGAAAGGGCAGCAACGATTTGTGCACTTCAAGTTCTAAATGAAAAAACGGCCCTTGAAACGGAAGAAAGAATGAAAGGTGAACTACTAGAAGAACTTATCAATAGTAATGAGGCTGATGTTACTTTGATTTCTCAAAAACTGTCATACCTAGGTTACAACCTAAGAGAGCCACATTATGTACTAGTTTTCCAATTAGATGTGGAAACGAATATTAGTACTGCAATTAACACAGATGCTGATCCTTTTCAATCAGCAAAGGTAAAATTATTAAATTTTATCCAAAGGGAAAATGAACTCTATCATTGCAAAACGTTGACATCTGTAAGAATGAATAAAATTCATGCGTTAATACCATACACATTGATAAAGAAAAGAAATATGGATATTAAAGCATTTGCTAAACATTGTTACGATATTCTAGTGGGTGAGAAAGCAATCAAACCATCATCATTTTATATCGGTATTAGTACGAAAAGCGAAGGTATTAATAGCTTTAATAAAAAATTTCTTGAGGCCAATAAAGCGATTGAAGTAGCAAAAGTTCGAGCAGTTACCTCCTCAACAGAAAATAAAGAAGCGATTATTAGTGCAAATGATCTAGGGCATTTATTGATGTTATTGGATGCTAGGAATCCAGAGGAATTAAAACACTATGCAGATCAAAAATTAGGAGTCATTGCTACATATGACGAAAAAAATGATACCGAGCTCTTAAAAACACTTTATTTTTATATGGATAATGAATGTAATCTTCATAAAACATCTCGTGCCATGAATGTTTCAATTAGTGGAATGAGATACCGAATACAGCGTTTCCAAGAACTTGCGGAAATTGATTTATCCAATTCATCCTGTCGGTTTGAAGTGCAAATTGCTTTACAAATTTATTTAGTGTTTGGGTTTTTGAAGTTGACTTAA
- a CDS encoding flavin reductase family protein produces the protein MDQREFRNTLGQFATGVTVITTIGDDHELIGLTANAFSSLSLEPPLILVCIDKKSGSAPVFVKEKPFVVNILTENQEDECWAFAKKGTDKFKNIAYTLSEFGVPIIEQNLATIECEVNEVLEGGDHLIVTGLVKNVQQNDIGEPLIFFKGRICRLNSPSTI, from the coding sequence ATGGATCAAAGAGAGTTTAGAAACACTTTAGGTCAATTTGCTACAGGTGTAACTGTAATTACAACGATTGGTGATGATCATGAATTGATTGGTTTAACAGCTAATGCATTTTCTTCCCTTTCACTAGAACCGCCTCTTATTCTTGTATGTATTGATAAAAAGAGTGGTAGTGCACCTGTTTTTGTAAAAGAGAAACCTTTTGTCGTAAATATTTTAACAGAAAATCAGGAAGATGAATGCTGGGCATTCGCGAAAAAAGGAACAGATAAATTCAAAAATATTGCGTATACTCTATCAGAATTTGGTGTTCCAATCATAGAACAGAATTTAGCAACGATAGAATGTGAAGTAAATGAGGTCCTTGAAGGCGGAGACCATCTTATCGTCACTGGACTAGTTAAAAATGTTCAACAAAATGATATAGGGGAGCCACTTATCTTTTTCAAAGGGAGAATTTGCAGATTAAATAGTCCTTCGACAATCTAA
- a CDS encoding 2-keto-4-pentenoate hydratase, with the protein MKTCNYNDIAQILYEAERNKQEITRITLEYPDLTIEEAYEIQERLVSLKKKAHTRVFGPKMGLTSRAKMEQMNVKDPIYGYILDHMVHENNKTIPIEEFIHPKVEAEIAFILENDIEGPGITGAQVLANTKYVVGALEIIDSRYENFQFTLPDVIADNASSSKVVLGDKIINAKELELDLVGVTLSINGNIVEMGAGAAVLSHPANSVATLANMLARKGGKLNKGEIILTGGITSAVMINRGDYVSAKFDGIGEVNFKMK; encoded by the coding sequence ATGAAGACATGTAATTACAATGATATTGCTCAGATTTTATATGAAGCGGAAAGAAATAAACAAGAAATCACGAGAATTACGTTGGAATATCCTGATTTAACTATTGAAGAAGCTTATGAAATTCAGGAAAGATTAGTAAGTTTAAAGAAGAAGGCTCATACACGAGTTTTCGGTCCAAAAATGGGATTGACAAGTCGAGCAAAAATGGAACAAATGAATGTTAAAGATCCGATTTATGGTTACATCTTAGATCATATGGTACACGAAAATAATAAAACCATCCCAATAGAAGAATTTATCCATCCAAAAGTTGAAGCAGAAATTGCCTTTATACTAGAAAATGACATTGAAGGTCCTGGTATTACTGGTGCACAGGTACTTGCAAATACGAAATATGTCGTGGGTGCATTGGAAATCATCGATAGTCGTTATGAAAACTTTCAGTTTACCCTCCCGGATGTTATTGCTGATAACGCATCTTCTTCTAAGGTTGTCTTAGGGGACAAAATTATCAATGCAAAAGAATTAGAGTTAGATTTAGTAGGAGTAACACTATCGATTAACGGCAATATCGTGGAAATGGGAGCTGGTGCAGCAGTGTTAAGTCACCCAGCGAATTCTGTAGCTACACTAGCAAATATGCTTGCTAGAAAAGGTGGAAAGCTTAACAAAGGTGAAATTATACTAACTGGGGGCATTACAAGCGCAGTCATGATAAACCGTGGTGATTATGTTTCTGCAAAGTTTGATGGAATTGGTGAGGTCAATTTTAAGATGAAATAA
- a CDS encoding 4-oxalocrotonate tautomerase has protein sequence MPIVQISLIEGRELEKINKLIVEVTKTVSESLDSPVENVRVIINEVPNTHWGIGGRPASEVRKSK, from the coding sequence ATGCCAATAGTTCAAATATCATTAATTGAAGGACGAGAATTAGAGAAAATAAATAAATTAATTGTTGAAGTGACGAAGACAGTCTCAGAGTCTTTAGATTCTCCTGTTGAAAATGTTCGTGTCATTATTAATGAAGTGCCTAATACACACTGGGGTATAGGTGGAAGACCTGCTTCAGAAGTAAGGAAAAGTAAGTAA
- a CDS encoding aldehyde dehydrogenase, which yields MIQKSVIERTKTSKINCLHFINGKYTASINNKLFENINPATQEIIGHVAEGGYEEIDLAVQAAKNAFENGWKQIPSRERAAILRKIGDLILERKEELATLEAIDTGKPYWLTSSVDIPRAAYNFHFFSEYMTSLGTEAYQMDNVALNYAVRKPLGVVGLINPWNLPLFLLTWKLAPCLAAGNTAVLKPAEWTPLTATILGEICKEAGVPDGVVNIVHGFGPDSAGSALTEHPDVKAITFTGETSTGKQIMKTAANSLKRLSYELGGKNPNIIFADANLDEVIETTIKSSFVNQGQVCLCGSRIYVQRESYDEFVEKFVNKTKELVVGDPFAEDTFMGAMISEEHYNRVLSYIELAKEEGGTILTGGKKPSHLDKGFYLEPTIIVDLNNDCRLIREEIFGPVVTVLPFDTEEEVIGYANDTVYGLSASIWTNDVRRAHRVADQVEAGIVWVNTWFLRDLRTPFGGMKQSGVGREGGMHSFEFYSELKNICIKL from the coding sequence ATGATTCAAAAATCAGTAATTGAAAGAACGAAAACGAGCAAAATTAATTGCCTCCATTTTATCAATGGAAAATACACCGCTTCAATAAATAACAAGTTGTTTGAAAATATTAATCCAGCAACACAGGAAATCATTGGGCATGTGGCAGAAGGAGGCTATGAAGAAATTGATCTAGCGGTACAAGCGGCGAAAAACGCTTTCGAAAATGGGTGGAAACAAATTCCCTCACGAGAGCGGGCAGCCATTCTAAGAAAAATAGGTGATTTGATTTTAGAAAGAAAAGAAGAGTTAGCAACATTAGAGGCAATTGATACTGGGAAACCTTACTGGTTAACTAGTTCAGTTGATATTCCACGTGCAGCATACAATTTTCACTTTTTTTCAGAATATATGACCTCTTTAGGTACAGAGGCATACCAAATGGATAATGTTGCCTTAAACTATGCTGTTCGCAAACCTTTAGGTGTTGTTGGTTTAATTAATCCTTGGAATCTCCCTTTGTTTCTCCTAACTTGGAAACTTGCTCCATGTTTAGCTGCTGGAAATACAGCTGTATTAAAACCTGCAGAATGGACACCGCTTACAGCTACAATTCTAGGAGAAATTTGTAAAGAAGCTGGAGTTCCTGACGGTGTCGTCAATATTGTACATGGGTTTGGACCTGATTCAGCGGGGTCAGCACTTACTGAACATCCAGATGTTAAAGCGATTACTTTTACTGGTGAAACTAGTACAGGGAAACAAATTATGAAAACAGCTGCAAATTCTCTTAAACGACTTTCTTATGAATTAGGTGGTAAAAATCCCAATATTATTTTTGCTGATGCTAATCTTGATGAAGTGATTGAGACAACAATAAAATCGAGTTTTGTCAATCAAGGTCAAGTATGTTTGTGTGGATCAAGAATTTATGTGCAAAGAGAATCTTACGATGAATTTGTTGAAAAGTTTGTTAATAAAACGAAAGAATTAGTCGTTGGAGATCCATTTGCTGAAGATACGTTTATGGGAGCAATGATTAGCGAAGAACATTATAACCGTGTTCTCAGTTATATTGAACTAGCAAAAGAAGAAGGTGGAACAATCTTGACAGGTGGTAAAAAGCCTAGCCATTTAGATAAAGGATTTTATTTAGAACCAACAATTATAGTGGATTTAAACAACGATTGTCGTCTTATTCGCGAAGAAATCTTTGGGCCAGTAGTTACGGTATTACCTTTTGATACGGAAGAGGAAGTCATTGGATACGCAAATGATACAGTCTACGGGTTAAGTGCTTCTATTTGGACAAATGATGTTCGAAGAGCGCATCGAGTAGCCGATCAAGTAGAGGCTGGTATCGTTTGGGTTAACACGTGGTTCTTACGTGACTTACGAACACCTTTTGGTGGTATGAAGCAAAGTGGTGTTGGTAGAGAAGGTGGCATGCATAGCTTCGAATTTTACTCTGAACTAAAAAACATTTGTATAAAGTTATAA
- a CDS encoding acetaldehyde dehydrogenase (acetylating), which translates to MNKIKVGIIGSGNIGTDLMYKIERSNVLEMGVMIGIDPRSDGLKRARDRGYTIIDNGIEGFQEQPELADILFDATMAQAHLHHSEILSKLNKQVIDLTPAGLGPFVVPVVNLEEHVKAPNVNMITCGGQATIPIVHAINRIVAVEYGEIVATVSSKSAGPGTRANIDEFTRTTAKGIVEIGGAKKGKAIIILNPADPPVCMRDTVHVLVERIGKEKEIIASIRQIVTEIQKYVPGYRLRTEPLIDGKKITVFLEVEGAGDYFPPYSGNLDIMTAAATKVGEEIAKMQLKQLT; encoded by the coding sequence GTGAATAAAATAAAAGTAGGAATTATCGGCTCTGGAAATATTGGGACAGATCTTATGTATAAGATTGAACGTAGTAATGTACTAGAAATGGGGGTTATGATAGGTATTGATCCAAGATCAGATGGTTTAAAGCGAGCAAGAGATAGAGGCTATACAATTATTGATAATGGAATAGAGGGTTTTCAAGAGCAACCAGAGTTAGCGGATATTCTTTTTGATGCAACGATGGCTCAAGCTCATCTCCATCATTCAGAGATTTTAAGTAAATTAAATAAGCAAGTCATTGATTTAACACCTGCTGGACTAGGGCCGTTTGTAGTCCCAGTTGTTAATCTAGAGGAGCATGTAAAAGCTCCAAATGTTAATATGATTACTTGCGGCGGGCAAGCAACGATTCCTATCGTTCATGCGATTAATCGTATCGTTGCAGTTGAGTATGGAGAAATTGTTGCGACCGTATCAAGTAAAAGTGCAGGGCCAGGAACAAGAGCAAATATAGATGAATTTACACGAACAACTGCAAAAGGAATCGTAGAAATCGGTGGCGCAAAAAAAGGAAAAGCAATTATCATTTTAAATCCTGCTGATCCACCTGTTTGTATGCGTGATACAGTTCACGTACTTGTAGAACGAATCGGAAAAGAGAAAGAAATTATAGCATCGATTCGCCAAATCGTAACTGAAATTCAAAAGTACGTGCCTGGATATCGGTTACGAACAGAACCTTTAATCGATGGTAAAAAAATTACTGTTTTTCTTGAAGTAGAAGGTGCAGGTGATTACTTCCCTCCATATTCAGGTAATTTAGATATTATGACCGCTGCAGCAACAAAAGTTGGAGAAGAAATTGCTAAAATGCAGTTGAAACAATTGACGTAA
- a CDS encoding IclR family transcriptional regulator, whose product MINSITNAVKVINCFSIEQPEVGVSDLSIKLEMNKSTVHHIVKALHNEGVLVRTPSRKYRLGSRLLGWGNLVTEQYKSFFNATPYIDNLVKLTNEVVHLAVRENNEVSYLAKIEPKTPVRIKTTIGDRNPLYCTALGKVLLASNIDKDLGMINDLILIPLTSQTITNHERLIDELRKINEQGYAIDDEEFEIGLFCIAVPIKDFMGNVVCAISISGPEYRIKENKDHLIKKLLLTASKISTFCDL is encoded by the coding sequence ATGATTAATTCTATTACTAATGCCGTTAAAGTCATTAACTGTTTTTCAATAGAACAGCCTGAAGTAGGAGTATCTGATCTTTCAATTAAATTAGAGATGAACAAAAGTACTGTTCATCATATTGTTAAAGCCCTTCACAATGAAGGAGTTTTAGTACGTACACCGAGTAGGAAGTATCGATTAGGCTCAAGGTTGTTAGGTTGGGGAAACTTGGTTACTGAACAATACAAATCATTTTTTAATGCGACACCTTATATTGATAATTTGGTAAAACTAACAAATGAAGTTGTTCATTTAGCTGTTCGAGAAAATAACGAAGTAAGTTATTTAGCAAAAATTGAACCGAAAACTCCTGTACGAATTAAAACAACTATAGGAGATAGAAACCCACTTTATTGTACAGCTTTAGGTAAGGTCCTGCTAGCAAGTAATATAGATAAAGATCTTGGCATGATAAATGACCTGATTTTAATTCCATTAACTAGTCAGACCATTACCAATCACGAAAGGTTAATAGATGAATTAAGGAAAATAAATGAACAAGGTTATGCTATCGATGACGAAGAGTTTGAAATAGGATTGTTTTGTATTGCAGTACCTATTAAAGATTTTATGGGCAATGTTGTCTGTGCAATTAGTATTTCAGGTCCAGAGTATCGAATTAAAGAGAACAAGGATCACTTGATAAAAAAATTATTGTTAACTGCTTCAAAGATTTCAACGTTTTGTGATCTTTAG